The following are encoded together in the Pseudomonas sp. KBS0710 genome:
- a CDS encoding LysR family transcriptional regulator — MLELRQLKAFVAIAEEGYITRAAERLGMQQPPLTRLLQSLETQLGVVLMERLPRGVRPTTAGLALLDEARDILARAEGVADVVSRAARGERGRLAIGFTSSAALHPFVPSVLRRFRETFVGVSVVLEEAGTGELLDALVQEKLDAAFIRSPLSGTQQLQDEPILVEPMLLALPTDHPLALDVGHPLPLAALANEAFVLYRRRVGLGLYDAILVACREAGFSPQVVQEAPRMTATLSLVAAGLGVSIVPASMQRLRGDGIVYRELTECQSLVAPLHLATRIGDGSAVLRRFKEMVVTAAATDA, encoded by the coding sequence ATGTTGGAGCTTCGCCAGCTTAAAGCCTTCGTGGCCATTGCCGAGGAGGGTTACATCACCCGCGCTGCGGAACGCTTGGGCATGCAACAACCGCCGTTGACGCGCTTGCTGCAAAGTCTTGAAACGCAATTAGGCGTGGTGCTGATGGAGCGCCTGCCCCGCGGCGTGCGGCCAACCACGGCGGGCCTCGCATTGCTGGACGAGGCGCGTGACATCCTGGCGCGGGCCGAGGGTGTAGCGGATGTGGTAAGCCGTGCCGCGCGGGGTGAACGCGGCCGGCTCGCCATCGGCTTTACCAGCTCGGCGGCGTTGCATCCGTTTGTGCCCAGCGTGCTGCGGCGGTTTCGCGAGACCTTTGTGGGGGTCTCGGTGGTACTGGAAGAAGCAGGAACCGGCGAACTGCTGGACGCGCTGGTGCAGGAAAAACTGGATGCCGCGTTTATCCGCTCACCGCTCAGTGGCACGCAACAGTTGCAAGACGAACCGATCCTGGTGGAGCCGATGCTGCTGGCACTGCCGACCGATCATCCCTTGGCACTTGATGTGGGGCACCCGTTACCCTTGGCAGCATTGGCTAATGAGGCTTTTGTGCTCTATCGCCGTCGCGTAGGGCTGGGTTTGTATGACGCCATTCTGGTGGCCTGCCGTGAAGCGGGGTTCAGCCCGCAGGTGGTGCAGGAAGCGCCACGTATGACCGCGACCCTGAGTCTTGTGGCTGCAGGGCTTGGCGTCTCCATCGTCCCCGCCTCCATGCAGCGACTGCGCGGCGATGGCATTGTTTATCGCGAACTGACCGAGTGCCAGAGCCTGGTGGCGCCGTTGCATTTGGCCACGCGAATTGGCGACGGCTCCGCGGTATTGCGCAGGTTCAAGGAGATGGTGGTCACAGCGGCCGCGACGGACGCGTGA
- a CDS encoding single-stranded DNA-binding protein, translating to MARGVNKVILVGTCGQDPEVRYLPNGNAVTNLSLATSEQWTDKQTNERKEKTEWHRVSLFGKVAEIAGEYLRKGSQVYIEGKLQTREWEKDGIKRYTTEIVVDMQGTMQLLGGRPQQGDQQGGGNNYQQSAPAPRQQAPRPQQSAPQQSRQAPPPQQSAPQPAPDFDSFDDDIPF from the coding sequence ATGGCCCGTGGGGTTAACAAAGTCATATTGGTCGGTACATGCGGCCAGGATCCCGAAGTTCGCTACTTGCCTAACGGTAACGCCGTGACCAACTTGAGTCTGGCGACCAGCGAACAATGGACCGACAAGCAGACCAACGAGCGCAAAGAGAAAACCGAGTGGCATCGCGTGTCGTTGTTCGGCAAGGTCGCAGAAATCGCCGGTGAGTACCTGCGCAAAGGTTCGCAGGTCTACATCGAAGGCAAACTGCAAACCCGCGAGTGGGAAAAAGACGGCATCAAGCGTTACACCACGGAGATCGTGGTGGACATGCAAGGCACCATGCAACTGTTGGGCGGCCGTCCACAGCAGGGCGACCAGCAAGGCGGGGGCAACAATTACCAGCAGTCCGCTCCGGCCCCACGCCAGCAGGCTCCGCGCCCGCAGCAGTCGGCACCGCAACAGTCGCGCCAGGCACCACCTCCGCAGCAGTCCGCTCCACAGCCGGCTCCGGATTTCGACAGCTTTGATGACGATATCCCGTTCTAG
- the bfr gene encoding bacterioferritin — protein MQGHPDVIDYLNTLLTGELAARDQYFIHSRMYEDWGFTELYERINHEMEEEAQHADALMRRILMLEGTPRMRPDDLDVGTTVPDMLAADLRLEYKVRAALCKGIELCEQHNDYVTREILRVQLNDTEEDHTYWLEKQLGLIKLVGLENYLQSQF, from the coding sequence ATGCAAGGTCACCCCGACGTAATCGATTACCTCAACACGTTGCTGACGGGCGAACTGGCAGCTCGTGACCAATATTTCATTCATTCGCGTATGTACGAAGACTGGGGCTTTACCGAGCTCTACGAGCGTATCAACCACGAAATGGAAGAAGAGGCGCAGCACGCCGACGCGCTGATGCGCCGTATCCTGATGCTCGAAGGCACGCCGCGCATGCGTCCCGACGACCTGGACGTGGGCACCACGGTGCCTGATATGCTCGCTGCCGACCTTCGTCTCGAGTACAAGGTGCGTGCCGCGCTCTGCAAGGGCATCGAGCTCTGCGAGCAGCACAACGACTATGTCACTCGTGAAATTCTGCGCGTGCAGTTGAATGACACCGAAGAAGATCACACCTACTGGCTTGAAAAGCAGTTGGGGCTGATCAAGTTGGTCGGTCTGGAGAATTACCTGCAATCGCAGTTCTGA
- a CDS encoding MFS transporter, with product MHDPHSERMSSGETRAASGLALVFAFRMLGMFMVLPVLATYGMDLAGATPALIGLAIGAYGLTQALFQIPFGIISDRIGRRPVIYLGLIVFALGSVLAAQSDSIWGVIAGRVLQGAGAISAAVMALLSDLTREQHRTKAMAMIGMTIGLSFAVAMVVGPLLTRAFGLHGLFLATGGMALFGIVIVAFMVPRSTGTLAHRESGVARKALLPTLKHPDLLRLDLGIFVLHAMLMCSFVALPLALVQKAGLPKEQHWWVYLTALLISFFAMIPFIIYGEKKRKMKRVLLGAVATLMLTELFFWQFGDSLRALVIGTVVFFTAFNLLEASLPSLISKVSPAGGKGTAMGVYSTSQFLGSALGGIMGGWMFQHGGLSVVFLGCAGLAALWLAFAVTMREPPYVTSLRLPLSPEAIREAGLVERLKAVTGVTDAVVIAEEAAIYIKLDTELLDRATLEQLVNPVPTARPA from the coding sequence ATGCACGATCCCCACAGCGAACGCATGAGTAGCGGCGAGACCCGAGCAGCAAGCGGTCTGGCCCTGGTGTTCGCGTTCCGTATGCTAGGCATGTTTATGGTGTTGCCGGTGCTGGCGACCTATGGAATGGATCTCGCAGGAGCGACCCCCGCACTGATCGGCCTGGCGATTGGCGCCTATGGCCTGACCCAGGCACTTTTTCAGATCCCGTTCGGGATCATTTCCGACCGTATCGGCCGTCGTCCCGTTATCTACCTGGGGCTGATCGTGTTTGCTCTCGGCAGTGTGCTCGCGGCGCAGTCCGATTCGATCTGGGGTGTGATTGCCGGGCGCGTCCTGCAGGGCGCCGGGGCGATTTCCGCTGCGGTGATGGCGCTGCTCTCGGACCTGACCCGCGAACAACACCGCACCAAGGCCATGGCCATGATCGGCATGACTATCGGGCTGTCCTTCGCCGTTGCGATGGTGGTCGGTCCCTTGCTGACCCGCGCCTTCGGTTTGCATGGGCTGTTTCTCGCCACCGGCGGCATGGCGTTGTTTGGCATCGTGATCGTGGCCTTCATGGTGCCGCGCTCCACCGGCACGCTCGCGCACCGTGAGTCGGGCGTTGCGCGCAAGGCTTTACTGCCGACGCTCAAGCACCCGGACCTGCTGCGCCTGGATTTAGGTATCTTCGTGTTGCACGCAATGCTGATGTGCAGCTTCGTCGCGCTGCCCCTGGCACTGGTGCAAAAAGCCGGTTTGCCCAAGGAACAGCACTGGTGGGTGTACCTCACCGCACTGCTGATTTCGTTCTTCGCCATGATCCCGTTCATCATCTACGGCGAGAAGAAACGCAAAATGAAACGAGTTTTGCTCGGCGCCGTCGCGACGCTGATGCTCACTGAGCTATTCTTCTGGCAGTTCGGCGACAGCCTGCGGGCACTGGTAATCGGCACAGTGGTGTTTTTCACTGCGTTCAACCTGCTGGAGGCTTCACTGCCTTCGCTGATCAGCAAAGTTTCACCGGCCGGTGGCAAGGGCACGGCGATGGGAGTGTATTCCACCAGCCAGTTCCTGGGTTCTGCGCTTGGCGGCATCATGGGCGGCTGGATGTTCCAGCATGGCGGTTTGTCGGTTGTGTTCCTGGGATGCGCAGGTCTGGCTGCCCTCTGGCTAGCCTTTGCTGTTACCATGCGCGAACCTCCCTATGTGACGAGCCTGCGTTTGCCGTTATCGCCAGAAGCGATCCGCGAAGCCGGTCTGGTTGAGCGCCTCAAGGCCGTTACCGGGGTTACAGATGCCGTGGTTATTGCAGAAGAAGCCGCCATCTACATCAAATTAGACACCGAATTATTGGATCGCGCGACGCTCGAGCAACTGGTCAACCCAGTGCCGACAGCGCGCCCAGCCTAG
- a CDS encoding cysteine hydrolase family protein, whose amino-acid sequence MAKQALILIDIQNDYFPEGKWPLDGVEAAADKAAQVLQAFRQAGNAVIHVRHEFTTEDAPFFTPGSEGAHLHTKVLNEGNEPVVLKHFVNAFRGTNLRTVLEQRAITDVVVVGNMSHMCIDAVVRAAADLGYKVTLIHDACATRDQAFNGQVIAAAQVHGAYMAALAFGYASVVSTDEYLKAQAAAQ is encoded by the coding sequence ATGGCCAAGCAAGCACTCATCCTCATCGATATCCAGAACGATTACTTCCCCGAAGGCAAGTGGCCGCTCGATGGCGTGGAAGCCGCGGCGGACAAGGCCGCACAGGTACTGCAGGCGTTTCGCCAGGCGGGCAATGCCGTCATCCATGTGCGCCATGAGTTCACCACCGAAGACGCGCCCTTCTTCACGCCAGGCTCCGAGGGCGCGCACCTGCATACCAAGGTACTCAATGAGGGCAACGAGCCGGTGGTGCTTAAACACTTTGTGAACGCGTTTCGCGGGACAAACCTGCGCACCGTGCTGGAACAACGCGCCATCACTGACGTGGTGGTGGTCGGCAACATGAGCCATATGTGCATCGACGCCGTGGTGCGGGCTGCGGCGGACCTGGGCTACAAGGTCACGCTGATTCACGACGCCTGCGCGACCCGCGACCAGGCATTCAATGGCCAGGTGATTGCGGCCGCGCAGGTGCATGGCGCTTATATGGCCGCGCTGGCTTTTGGGTACGCCAGCGTGGTGTCGACGGATGAATACTTGAAGGCGCAAGCGGCGGCGCAATGA
- the uvrA gene encoding excinuclease ABC subunit UvrA produces the protein MDKILIRGARTHNLKNIDLTLPRDKLIVITGLSGSGKSSLAFDTLYAEGQRRYVESLSAYARQFLSMMEKPDVDTIEGLSPAISIEQKSTSHNPRSTVGTITEIYDYLRLLYARVGIPRCPDHDIPLEAQTVSQMVDLVLAQPEGAKLMLLAPVIRERKGEHLSVFEELRAQGFVRARINGKLYELDEAPKLDKQKKHSIDVVVDRFKVRADLQQRLAESFETALKLADGIALVAPMDDEPGEEIIFSARFACPICGHAISELEPKLFSFNNPAGACPTCDGLGVKQFFDIKRLVNGDLTLAEGAIRGWDRRNVYYFQMLGSLASHYKFSLEVPFNQLPAEQQKVILHGSGSQNVDFKYLNDRGDIVKRSHPFEGIVPNLERRYRETESASVREELAKFLSTQPCPDCRGTRLRREARHVWVGEKTLPAVTNLPIGDACEYFGVLKLTGRRGEIADKILKEIRERLQFLVNVGLDYLSLDRSADTLSGGEAQRIRLASQIGAGLVGVLYILDEPSIGLHQRDNDRLLGTLKHLRDIGNTVIVVEHDEDAIRLADYVVDIGPGAGVHGGHIVAEGTPAEVMAHPDSLTGKYLSGRVKIAVPAKRTPRNKKMALHLKGARGNNLRNVDLEIPLGLLTCVTGVSGSGKSTLINNTLFPLSATALNGATTLEAAAHDSIKGLEHLDKVVDIDQSPIGRTPRSNPATYTGLFTPIRELFAGVPESRSRGYGPGRFSFNVKGGRCEACQGDGLIKVEMHFLPDIYVPCDVCKSKRYNRETLEIKYKGKSIHETLEMTIEEARVFFDAVPALARKLQTLMDVGLSYIKLGQSATTLSGGEAQRVKLSRELSKRDTGKTLYILDEPTTGLHFADIQQLLDVLHRLRDHGNTVVVIEHNLDVIKTADWLVDLGPEGGSKGGQIIAVGTPEQVSEMQQSHTGYYLKPLLARDRA, from the coding sequence TTGGACAAGATCCTGATTCGTGGGGCTAGAACCCACAACCTGAAGAACATCGACCTGACCCTGCCCCGGGACAAACTGATCGTCATCACCGGCTTGTCCGGCTCGGGCAAATCATCCCTGGCGTTCGACACGCTGTATGCCGAGGGCCAGCGCCGCTACGTGGAGTCGCTGTCGGCCTATGCGCGGCAGTTTCTGTCGATGATGGAAAAACCCGACGTCGACACTATTGAAGGCCTGTCGCCGGCGATTTCCATCGAGCAGAAGTCGACCTCCCACAACCCGCGTTCCACCGTGGGCACCATCACCGAAATCTACGACTACCTGCGCCTGCTGTATGCGCGGGTGGGGATTCCACGTTGCCCGGACCACGACATTCCGCTGGAAGCCCAGACCGTCAGCCAAATGGTCGACCTGGTGCTGGCCCAGCCGGAAGGCGCCAAACTGATGCTGCTGGCGCCGGTGATCCGTGAGCGCAAGGGTGAGCACCTGTCGGTCTTCGAAGAGCTGCGGGCCCAGGGTTTTGTGCGGGCGCGCATCAACGGCAAGCTGTATGAGCTGGATGAAGCACCGAAGCTCGACAAGCAGAAGAAGCATTCGATTGATGTGGTGGTCGACCGTTTCAAAGTGCGTGCCGACTTGCAGCAGCGTTTGGCGGAATCGTTCGAAACCGCGCTGAAGCTGGCCGATGGTATTGCCCTGGTCGCACCGATGGATGACGAACCGGGCGAAGAGATCATCTTCTCCGCACGTTTTGCTTGCCCGATCTGCGGCCATGCGATCAGCGAGCTGGAACCCAAGCTGTTTTCCTTCAACAACCCGGCTGGCGCCTGCCCGACATGCGATGGCCTGGGCGTGAAGCAGTTCTTCGACATCAAGCGCCTGGTCAATGGTGACCTGACGTTGGCGGAAGGCGCGATACGCGGCTGGGACAGGCGCAACGTCTATTACTTCCAGATGCTGGGGTCGCTGGCGTCGCACTATAAATTCAGCCTGGAAGTGCCGTTCAACCAACTGCCGGCCGAGCAGCAGAAAGTCATCCTGCATGGCAGTGGCTCGCAGAACGTCGATTTCAAATACCTGAACGACCGCGGTGATATCGTCAAACGCTCGCACCCGTTCGAAGGCATTGTGCCGAACCTGGAACGTCGCTACCGCGAGACCGAATCGGCCAGCGTGCGCGAAGAGCTGGCAAAATTCCTCAGCACCCAACCGTGCCCGGATTGCCGTGGCACGCGGCTGCGTCGTGAGGCGCGGCATGTGTGGGTCGGTGAGAAAACATTGCCGGCGGTCACCAACCTGCCGATCGGCGATGCCTGTGAATACTTCGGTGTACTCAAGCTGACCGGCCGCCGTGGGGAAATTGCCGACAAGATTCTCAAGGAAATCCGTGAGCGCCTGCAGTTCCTGGTCAATGTCGGACTGGACTACCTGTCGCTGGATCGCAGTGCGGATACCTTGTCCGGTGGTGAGGCCCAGCGGATTCGCCTGGCCAGCCAGATTGGCGCTGGCCTGGTGGGCGTTCTGTACATCCTCGACGAGCCGTCGATTGGCCTGCACCAACGCGACAATGATCGCCTGCTGGGCACACTGAAACACCTGCGCGATATCGGCAACACGGTGATCGTGGTTGAGCACGATGAAGACGCGATTCGCCTGGCCGATTATGTAGTCGACATTGGCCCTGGAGCGGGTGTGCATGGCGGGCATATCGTCGCCGAGGGCACGCCTGCCGAAGTGATGGCTCACCCTGACTCGTTGACCGGCAAGTACCTGTCCGGTCGCGTGAAAATCGCAGTGCCAGCCAAGCGCACGCCACGTAACAAAAAGATGGCCTTGCACCTCAAGGGCGCGCGCGGCAACAACCTGCGCAATGTCGACCTGGAGATTCCGCTGGGCCTGCTGACCTGCGTGACCGGTGTTTCCGGCTCGGGCAAATCGACGCTGATCAACAACACGCTGTTCCCACTGAGCGCCACCGCCCTGAACGGCGCAACCACCCTGGAAGCGGCCGCACACGACAGCATCAAGGGCCTGGAGCATTTGGACAAGGTGGTCGATATCGACCAAAGCCCGATCGGCCGCACACCACGCTCGAACCCTGCGACCTATACCGGGTTGTTCACGCCGATACGCGAACTGTTCGCTGGCGTGCCGGAGTCTCGCTCGCGGGGCTACGGGCCTGGCCGGTTCTCTTTCAACGTCAAGGGTGGTCGGTGCGAAGCCTGCCAGGGCGACGGCCTTATCAAGGTGGAAATGCACTTCCTGCCGGACATCTACGTGCCGTGCGACGTGTGCAAGAGCAAGCGCTACAACCGCGAAACCCTGGAGATCAAGTACAAGGGCAAGAGCATCCACGAAACCCTCGAGATGACCATCGAGGAAGCTCGGGTGTTCTTCGATGCGGTTCCGGCGTTGGCGCGCAAGCTGCAGACGTTGATGGATGTGGGCCTGTCGTACATCAAGCTGGGGCAGTCGGCGACTACGTTGTCGGGTGGCGAGGCGCAGCGGGTGAAGTTGTCCCGTGAGCTGTCCAAGCGCGACACGGGCAAGACCCTGTATATCCTCGATGAGCCGACCACGGGCCTGCACTTTGCGGATATTCAGCAATTGCTCGACGTTTTGCACCGCTTGCGCGACCACGGCAACACGGTGGTAGTCATCGAGCACAACCTCGACGTGATCAAGACCGCCGACTGGCTGGTAGACCTGGGGCCCGAAGGCGGCTCCAAGGGTGGCCAGATCATTGCGGTGGGTACGCCGGAGCAGGTCTCCGAGATGCAACAGTCGCATACTGGTTACTACCTGAAGCCACTGTTGGCGCGCGACAGAGCCTGA
- the tam gene encoding trans-aconitate 2-methyltransferase, with the protein MTWSAKQYTMFEQQRTRPVRDLVAAIPNTDVRSAVDLGCGPGNSTEVLAERFPQAHVTGMDSSDDMLVDARKRLPKLNFELADIGAWNPGQQFDVILANASLQWLPDHATLYPHLVDQLTPGGTLAVQTPDNLDEPAHRLAREVAADGPWAAKIGAVKHNERHTASYYYELLSKHCSTVDVWRTTYQHPLADHAAVVEWFKASALRPFLAPLTDSEKTAFLQQYQARITQAYPALADGTVLLPFPRLFIIATR; encoded by the coding sequence ATGACCTGGTCTGCCAAGCAATACACGATGTTTGAACAGCAACGTACCCGCCCGGTCCGTGACTTGGTCGCGGCCATTCCCAATACCGATGTGCGCAGCGCCGTCGACCTGGGGTGTGGCCCTGGCAATTCCACTGAAGTGTTGGCCGAGCGTTTCCCGCAGGCGCACGTTACGGGCATGGACAGTTCCGACGACATGCTGGTCGACGCCCGCAAGCGTTTGCCGAAACTGAATTTCGAGCTGGCAGACATCGGCGCCTGGAACCCAGGGCAGCAATTCGATGTGATCCTCGCCAACGCTTCCCTGCAATGGCTACCTGACCACGCCACGCTCTATCCGCACCTGGTCGACCAACTGACACCCGGCGGCACCCTCGCCGTACAAACCCCGGACAACCTCGACGAGCCGGCCCACCGGCTGGCCCGCGAAGTGGCGGCAGATGGCCCGTGGGCGGCAAAGATCGGAGCGGTCAAACACAACGAGCGACACACCGCCAGTTACTACTACGAACTGCTGAGTAAACATTGCAGCACCGTCGACGTGTGGCGCACCACCTATCAACACCCGCTGGCCGATCATGCGGCAGTGGTGGAGTGGTTCAAGGCATCGGCATTGCGGCCGTTTCTTGCGCCGTTGACCGACAGCGAAAAAACCGCATTCCTACAGCAATACCAGGCGCGTATTACCCAGGCTTACCCGGCCCTGGCTGATGGCACTGTGTTGCTGCCTTTTCCGCGCCTGTTCATCATCGCAACGCGCTGA